From Solidesulfovibrio carbinoliphilus subsp. oakridgensis, the proteins below share one genomic window:
- a CDS encoding TonB-dependent receptor, which translates to MRGIVVLAVLGILALPLPLSAAGDGTANHEMEEMVVTATRTEEPLKSIPGRVEVISREDLKEMPVQTVDEAISYISGAHLERPNGPNSFKSTLTLRGLGNEQGRTLVLLDGVPMNSSDMGDVNWNRINMEDVQRIEILKGPAASVYGNNAMGGVINIITQKPTRIAEGRVSTQYGTYDDWQVRGIAGFRTSEAKKGLWGRVSAFSNNSPGYKSIPSDEQTRYTVKNFITEKTINGKAGWDFNESNSIELQYTKDNQTVGEGKEIFASDGVHRGYDTGSWQGRLNLGYEGWTGLLNVYFNDTNYDRTQESITDASDVQKYIDSYSRTDSKVNRQEYGLMTNVSRVWGPNTFTVGFDYHDGLMDGTDYSRTGTITFATDYGKIRNFGGFVQDQLRFFDDKLIFLAGLRYDNATTYDGHYDTNISSLTSYTSYYSDHTWDQWSPRVSAKYFFMDNLSAYLSYAHAFRAPLLDDMYRTGKMKGGYKISNPDLGPENLDTFEVGTDYQPLDNLKLSGSGYFSVGHDFQYYVNVSSGISQKQNVGEVQIWGMELNAEYDPFKFMDIEVLKKFTVFANYTFNDSRIADFPGRPDLVGKLLSYTPQNSANAGFTWLNRYVNNKFTVQYVGEMYSDDINTSNTTIAPHALLNGKIWRTLDFFEYGDHMELSLSAQNILDHRYIDARNANGENPGRMLFLELTCKF; encoded by the coding sequence ATGCGAGGGATTGTTGTCTTGGCCGTTTTGGGAATTCTGGCCCTGCCGCTGCCGCTTTCGGCCGCGGGGGACGGCACGGCCAACCATGAGATGGAGGAGATGGTGGTCACGGCCACCCGCACCGAGGAGCCGCTCAAGAGCATCCCCGGCCGGGTCGAGGTCATAAGCCGCGAAGACTTGAAGGAAATGCCCGTGCAGACCGTGGACGAGGCGATTTCCTACATTTCCGGGGCCCACCTGGAACGGCCCAACGGCCCCAACAGCTTCAAATCCACCCTCACCCTGCGGGGGCTTGGCAACGAGCAGGGGCGCACGCTGGTGTTGCTGGACGGCGTGCCCATGAACTCCTCGGACATGGGCGACGTCAACTGGAACCGGATCAACATGGAAGACGTCCAGCGCATCGAGATCCTCAAGGGCCCGGCGGCCTCCGTCTACGGCAATAACGCCATGGGCGGCGTCATCAACATCATCACCCAAAAGCCGACCCGGATCGCCGAGGGCCGGGTCTCCACCCAGTACGGCACCTATGACGACTGGCAGGTGCGCGGCATCGCCGGGTTTCGGACCTCGGAGGCAAAAAAGGGCCTGTGGGGTCGGGTGTCGGCCTTTTCCAACAATTCGCCCGGCTACAAGAGCATCCCGAGCGACGAACAGACCCGCTACACCGTCAAGAATTTCATCACGGAAAAGACCATCAACGGCAAGGCCGGCTGGGATTTCAACGAATCCAACAGCATCGAGCTGCAGTACACCAAGGACAACCAGACCGTCGGCGAAGGCAAGGAAATCTTCGCCTCCGACGGCGTGCATCGCGGCTACGACACCGGCTCCTGGCAGGGACGCCTCAACCTCGGGTACGAAGGCTGGACGGGACTCTTAAACGTCTACTTCAACGACACCAATTACGACCGGACCCAGGAGAGCATCACCGATGCGTCGGACGTGCAGAAGTACATCGATTCCTACAGCCGCACCGATTCCAAGGTCAATCGCCAGGAATACGGCCTGATGACCAACGTTTCCCGTGTGTGGGGCCCAAACACCTTCACCGTCGGCTTCGACTACCACGACGGCCTGATGGACGGCACGGACTATTCCCGTACCGGCACCATCACCTTTGCCACGGATTACGGCAAGATCCGCAACTTCGGCGGCTTCGTCCAGGACCAGCTGCGCTTTTTCGACGACAAGCTGATCTTTCTGGCCGGGCTGCGCTACGACAACGCCACCACCTACGACGGCCACTACGACACCAACATCAGTTCGCTCACCTCCTACACCAGCTACTATTCCGACCACACCTGGGACCAGTGGAGCCCGCGCGTTTCGGCCAAGTACTTCTTCATGGACAACCTGAGCGCCTACCTGTCCTACGCCCATGCCTTCCGGGCCCCGCTGCTCGACGACATGTACCGCACCGGCAAGATGAAGGGCGGCTACAAGATCTCCAACCCCGACCTCGGGCCGGAAAACCTCGACACCTTCGAAGTCGGCACCGATTACCAACCCCTGGACAACCTGAAGCTGTCGGGGTCGGGTTATTTCTCGGTCGGCCATGACTTCCAGTACTACGTCAACGTGTCGAGCGGCATAAGCCAGAAGCAAAACGTCGGCGAAGTCCAGATCTGGGGCATGGAGCTCAACGCCGAGTACGATCCGTTCAAATTCATGGACATCGAGGTGCTCAAAAAGTTCACCGTTTTCGCCAACTACACCTTCAACGATTCCCGGATCGCCGATTTCCCGGGCCGGCCGGATCTGGTCGGCAAGCTCCTCTCCTATACGCCGCAGAACTCGGCCAACGCCGGCTTCACCTGGCTCAACAGATACGTCAACAACAAGTTTACCGTGCAGTATGTCGGCGAGATGTATTCCGACGACATCAACACCAGCAACACCACCATAGCACCCCATGCTTTGCTCAACGGCAAAATCTGGAGGACCCTCGACTTCTTCGAGTACGGCGACCACATGGAACTGTCCCTGTCGGCCCAGAACATCCTGGACCACCGCTATATCGATGCCCGCAATGCCAATGGCGAAAACCCCGGCCGGATGCTCTTTCTGGAGCTGACGTGCAAGTTCTGA
- a CDS encoding energy transducer TonB, translating into MQPNPTIHRPVPGPAGLCGVPKAPGSRPASGPQPAARRFLGAATLRACGPARPDRPAAGDRWWPWLLASAALHGLAAAALVLCAVVAGPAPEPPLAVIGHVDLGELGGLGDGIPAGGDGLAGGLDGAARGTAEALPAAAAAPDPETVARADPGPPAEPTPQPVSEPLAAPGPAPAPRTPPSRPRAVPKARPKPPAPRPQPPGPPPAQPGTAEADHVSATGTGSGARAGDGPGRGLAGEGPGKGPTAGAGPGGSGEGRGDGGLSVGEFGRGDGPRFRHRSPLRYPDGAKRAGQEGKVRLRLDIDAEGVLRNVSVVEHTGLEFVEEALRAIKASTYYPAMRQGRPEACHALLTIRFAQG; encoded by the coding sequence ATGCAGCCCAACCCTACGATCCACCGGCCTGTCCCCGGCCCGGCCGGCTTGTGCGGCGTCCCCAAAGCGCCTGGCTCCCGGCCGGCGTCTGGCCCCCAACCGGCCGCCCGCCGCTTCCTCGGGGCGGCCACCCTCCGGGCTTGCGGCCCGGCCCGGCCGGACCGGCCGGCCGCCGGCGACCGGTGGTGGCCCTGGCTGCTGGCTTCGGCCGCCCTGCACGGCCTGGCCGCGGCGGCCCTTGTCCTTTGCGCCGTGGTGGCCGGCCCCGCCCCCGAACCGCCCCTGGCGGTCATCGGCCATGTCGACCTGGGAGAGCTGGGAGGGCTGGGCGACGGCATTCCGGCCGGCGGGGACGGGCTGGCCGGCGGCCTGGACGGCGCGGCCCGGGGAACGGCCGAGGCCCTGCCCGCCGCAGCGGCGGCGCCCGACCCGGAAACCGTGGCCCGGGCCGACCCCGGGCCGCCGGCCGAACCGACGCCCCAGCCCGTGTCCGAGCCTCTGGCCGCGCCCGGGCCGGCTCCCGCCCCCCGGACGCCGCCGTCCAGGCCCCGGGCCGTGCCCAAGGCGCGTCCCAAGCCCCCGGCCCCCAGGCCGCAACCTCCCGGACCGCCCCCGGCACAGCCGGGGACGGCCGAGGCCGACCATGTTTCGGCCACGGGCACGGGGTCCGGCGCCAGGGCCGGGGACGGGCCGGGACGGGGGCTTGCGGGCGAGGGTCCGGGCAAGGGACCGACTGCGGGGGCCGGGCCCGGCGGCAGTGGCGAGGGACGGGGCGACGGCGGCTTGTCTGTGGGCGAGTTCGGGCGGGGGGACGGGCCGAGGTTCCGGCACCGCTCGCCGCTGCGCTACCCCGACGGCGCCAAGCGGGCCGGACAGGAGGGGAAGGTGCGCCTGCGGCTCGACATCGATGCCGAGGGCGTCTTGCGCAATGTGTCCGTGGTGGAACACACGGGGCTGGAATTCGTGGAGGAGGCGCTGCGGGCCATCAAGGCCTCGACGTACTATCCGGCCATGCGCCAGGGCCGGCCCGAGGCCTGCCACGCCCTGCTGACCATCCGGTTCGCCCAGGGCTGA
- a CDS encoding NAD+ synthase, whose protein sequence is MAAFRLALCQINPTVGDVDGNTAKILAHLESARRAGAEMVVFPEMAVSGYPPEDLLIKPDFLDACMDRAGEIIRASTGLTVVFGCPWLDGDLVNAAIVAHDGRAAGLTAKRYLPNYGVFDENRYFAAGRGSAVYDRDGFVFGVSVCEDIWYPGGPPSEQAHGGGARLLVNISASPYHGGKGLGRERMLATRASDNGTFVAYANLVGGQDELVFDGHSLVFGPDGTLLARGRQFEEDLVVCDLDPGAPTRMRLLDPRSRKWEPQLESCPVRVDLPPLAAPARPPLPGCPVAPLCGSVEEAYRALVLATRDYVRKSGFSAVAMGLSGGIDSSLTAVIAADALGPENVMGVAMPTRFSSDDSLEDAEALAEKLGITLHVVAIENIFKAFLEALAPLFGDRPFDVAEENLQPRIRGTLLMALSNKLGRLVLTTGNKSEVGVGYSTLYGDTAGGYAVIKDVPKTLVYALSRWRNEQAGTDLIPERVLVKPPTAELRPNQKDSDSLPEYDVLDPVLKAYVELSLSPTAMAGAGMDPAVIDRVTKLVDRNEYKRRQSPPGPKITPRAFGKDWRLPIVNRYVPERAATPAGTKGA, encoded by the coding sequence ATGGCCGCGTTTCGACTGGCCCTTTGCCAGATCAATCCCACGGTCGGGGATGTGGACGGCAACACCGCCAAGATCCTGGCCCACCTCGAATCGGCCCGCCGGGCCGGGGCGGAGATGGTTGTCTTTCCCGAGATGGCCGTTTCCGGCTATCCGCCCGAGGATCTGCTCATCAAGCCCGATTTCCTGGACGCCTGCATGGACCGGGCCGGGGAGATCATCCGGGCGAGCACGGGCCTCACCGTCGTCTTCGGCTGCCCGTGGCTCGACGGCGACCTCGTAAACGCCGCCATCGTGGCCCACGACGGCCGGGCGGCCGGCCTCACGGCCAAGCGCTACCTGCCCAATTACGGCGTCTTCGACGAGAACCGCTATTTCGCCGCCGGCCGGGGCAGCGCGGTCTACGACCGGGACGGGTTCGTCTTCGGCGTCAGCGTCTGCGAGGACATCTGGTATCCGGGCGGGCCGCCGTCCGAACAGGCCCATGGCGGCGGGGCCCGGCTTCTGGTCAACATTTCGGCCTCGCCCTACCACGGCGGCAAGGGGCTCGGCCGGGAGCGGATGCTGGCCACCCGGGCCTCGGACAACGGCACGTTCGTGGCCTACGCCAATCTGGTCGGCGGCCAGGACGAGCTGGTCTTCGACGGCCACAGCCTCGTTTTCGGCCCGGACGGGACGCTCCTTGCCCGGGGCCGGCAGTTCGAGGAAGATCTGGTCGTGTGCGACCTGGACCCGGGCGCGCCGACCCGGATGCGGCTCCTTGACCCGCGAAGCCGCAAATGGGAGCCCCAGCTCGAGTCGTGCCCGGTGCGGGTGGACCTGCCGCCCCTGGCCGCGCCCGCGCGGCCGCCCCTTCCCGGCTGCCCGGTGGCGCCGCTTTGCGGCAGCGTGGAAGAGGCCTACCGGGCGCTCGTCCTCGCCACCCGCGACTACGTCCGCAAATCCGGCTTTTCCGCCGTGGCCATGGGGCTTTCCGGGGGCATCGACTCGTCCCTGACCGCCGTCATCGCGGCCGACGCCCTGGGTCCGGAAAACGTCATGGGCGTGGCCATGCCGACGCGCTTTTCCTCCGACGACAGCCTGGAGGATGCCGAGGCCCTGGCCGAAAAGCTCGGCATCACGCTCCACGTGGTGGCCATCGAAAACATCTTCAAGGCCTTTCTGGAGGCTCTGGCCCCGCTTTTCGGAGACCGGCCCTTTGACGTGGCCGAGGAAAACCTCCAGCCCCGCATCCGGGGCACGCTCCTTATGGCGCTCTCCAACAAGCTCGGGCGGCTGGTCCTGACCACGGGCAACAAGTCCGAGGTCGGGGTCGGCTATTCCACGCTTTACGGCGACACGGCCGGCGGCTACGCGGTCATAAAGGACGTGCCCAAGACCCTGGTCTACGCGCTTTCCCGGTGGCGCAACGAGCAGGCCGGCACGGATCTGATTCCCGAGCGGGTGCTGGTCAAGCCGCCCACGGCCGAACTGCGGCCGAACCAGAAGGATTCGGACTCCCTGCCGGAATACGACGTCCTGGACCCGGTCCTCAAGGCCTATGTGGAGCTCAGCCTGTCGCCCACGGCCATGGCCGGGGCGGGCATGGACCCGGCCGTGATCGACCGGGTGACGAAACTGGTGGACCGCAACGAATACAAGCGCCGCCAAAGCCCCCCCGGCCCCAAGATCACGCCCCGGGCCTTTGGCAAGGACTGGCGCCTGCCCATCGTCAACCGCTACGTGCCCGAGCGCGCCGCAACGCCGGCCGGCACGAAAGGGGCTTGA
- a CDS encoding sensor histidine kinase, translated as MSRKHSIIACLVFVILTLAIAGMGYRAKNDIENVVTDQFNHQQLLLAQKIADDITGHFAFLRTCLEGLSLLWRGETATDGTPWLAIPAFYNIFAEWNVAALGVLRPGRAEPVFYDASGAPMPGGEFCTPACLQAFTDRPRMGRIAISRVFVQEKGPLAGRRLVAMTMPLADEAGNVGGLVLVVDALAVAARYAHNIRSGQTGYAWVIDDQGVFLDHNEADFIGRESLAVRRERDPNIDWSRLAWLIKDRIMAGERGMDWYVSGWHRGRLGEIKKFVAFCPVPLDAGDDPGNRWAVALAAPEDEVQGLIGWLMVREWLIVGLFELVVFAGFVTAMHFALRWSKALETEVDKTARELLGAQEKLIRAERFAAIGEAAARLSHEIKNPLMLMGGFASQVRRHLPPEGTDAGKLGIIEDEAKRLESLLNEVRDFTRPQPPRIEPRDLNETVGESLALMAEAFKARGIVVEKRLDPDLPPVPHDEARIKQVLLNLLKNAAEAMDSGGRLSVATALADGRVTVAVADTGGGIPEAVRARVFDPFCTTKESGTGLGLAVCQRIVEDHHGDIRFVTSPAGTTFTLELPAGRPEGKKEGR; from the coding sequence ATGTCCCGCAAGCACAGCATCATCGCCTGTCTGGTGTTCGTGATCCTGACGCTCGCCATCGCGGGCATGGGCTATCGGGCCAAAAACGACATCGAGAACGTGGTCACCGACCAGTTCAACCACCAGCAGCTGCTCCTGGCCCAGAAGATCGCCGACGACATCACGGGCCACTTCGCCTTCCTGCGGACCTGCCTGGAGGGCCTGTCCCTCCTGTGGCGCGGGGAGACGGCCACAGACGGCACGCCCTGGCTGGCCATCCCGGCCTTTTACAACATTTTCGCGGAATGGAACGTGGCCGCCCTGGGGGTGCTGCGGCCGGGCCGGGCCGAACCGGTCTTTTACGACGCCTCGGGCGCGCCCATGCCCGGCGGGGAGTTCTGCACCCCGGCCTGCCTGCAGGCCTTCACCGACAGGCCACGGATGGGGCGGATCGCCATCAGCCGGGTCTTCGTCCAGGAAAAAGGCCCCCTGGCCGGCCGGCGGCTGGTGGCCATGACCATGCCGCTGGCCGACGAGGCCGGCAATGTCGGCGGGCTGGTGTTGGTGGTGGACGCCCTGGCCGTGGCCGCCCGCTATGCCCACAACATCCGGTCGGGCCAGACCGGCTATGCCTGGGTGATCGACGACCAGGGCGTTTTCCTCGACCACAACGAGGCGGATTTCATCGGCCGCGAATCCCTGGCCGTGCGGCGGGAACGCGACCCGAACATCGATTGGTCCCGGCTGGCCTGGCTCATCAAGGACCGGATCATGGCCGGGGAGCGGGGCATGGACTGGTACGTGTCGGGCTGGCACCGGGGGCGGCTCGGCGAGATCAAAAAGTTCGTGGCCTTCTGCCCGGTGCCCCTGGACGCGGGCGACGATCCGGGCAACCGGTGGGCCGTGGCCCTGGCCGCGCCCGAGGACGAGGTCCAGGGGCTGATCGGCTGGCTCATGGTCCGGGAGTGGCTCATTGTCGGACTCTTCGAGCTGGTGGTCTTCGCCGGGTTCGTGACGGCCATGCATTTCGCCCTGCGCTGGTCCAAGGCCCTTGAGACCGAGGTGGACAAGACGGCCCGGGAGCTGCTCGGGGCCCAGGAAAAGCTCATCCGGGCCGAGCGGTTCGCGGCCATCGGCGAGGCCGCGGCCCGGCTCTCCCACGAGATCAAAAATCCGCTCATGCTGATGGGCGGCTTCGCCAGCCAGGTCCGCCGCCACCTGCCGCCGGAGGGCACGGACGCCGGCAAGCTCGGCATCATCGAGGACGAAGCCAAGCGCCTGGAATCCCTTTTAAACGAGGTCCGCGACTTCACCCGCCCCCAGCCGCCCCGGATCGAGCCCCGGGACCTCAACGAAACCGTGGGCGAATCCCTGGCCCTCATGGCCGAGGCGTTCAAGGCGCGGGGCATCGTGGTGGAAAAGCGCCTGGACCCGGACCTGCCGCCGGTGCCCCATGACGAGGCCCGGATCAAGCAGGTGCTTTTGAACCTTTTGAAAAACGCGGCCGAGGCCATGGATTCCGGCGGCCGGCTTTCGGTCGCCACCGCCCTTGCCGACGGCCGGGTGACCGTGGCCGTGGCCGATACCGGCGGCGGCATCCCCGAGGCCGTGCGGGCCCGGGTGTTCGATCCGTTCTGCACGACCAAGGAGTCGGGCACGGGCCTGGGATTGGCCGTGTGCCAGCGCATCGTCGAGGACCACCACGGCGACATCCGCTTCGTCACCTCGCCCGCGGGCACGACCTTCACGTTGGAACTGCCGGCCGGCCGGCCGGAGGGGAAAAAGGAAGGCCGGTGA
- the rlmD gene encoding 23S rRNA (uracil(1939)-C(5))-methyltransferase RlmD: protein MDIREGMELELAVDRLAFGGKGVARQDGLVVFVDRGLPGATVRAKVERVRKGFAEAVAVETLSPSPAAVAPECPHFGVCGGCDWQDLDYGAQRFWKREQVAETLARLAGLPDVPVAETVPSPKTYEYRNKMEFAFAGKLHLGLHERRRPGRVLDIATCRLMPPWVSQVLAFVRDRCAATGLAAFDARSGKGVWRHLVLRQSAATGARLAHLITGPARGAGDAAHQIGEALLAAFPEVTGFVHSVRRAPAAIAQGERQVFALGVDYLEEQVGPSRLHVSADAFAQTNTEAAAGLYALVAAAAGSAPDGVAWDLYCGCGGITLALAPHFGTVFGLESDKRAVADAVKSAELSNVANCIFKAGDAATALSDLAATHPAVVVLDPPRSGAAPEVLSALLDAAPKKIVYVSCNPGTLARDLKILGDLYAVTRVTPVDMFPQTAHIEAVAELERR, encoded by the coding sequence ATGGATATACGTGAAGGAATGGAACTGGAGCTGGCCGTCGACCGGCTGGCTTTCGGCGGCAAGGGCGTGGCCCGCCAGGACGGGCTGGTGGTTTTCGTGGACCGGGGACTGCCCGGCGCCACGGTGCGGGCCAAGGTGGAACGCGTCAGGAAAGGGTTTGCCGAGGCCGTGGCCGTGGAGACGCTCTCCCCGTCGCCTGCGGCCGTGGCCCCCGAGTGCCCGCATTTCGGGGTCTGCGGCGGCTGCGACTGGCAGGATCTCGACTACGGGGCCCAGCGCTTCTGGAAGCGCGAACAGGTGGCGGAGACCCTGGCCCGTCTGGCCGGCCTGCCGGACGTTCCCGTGGCCGAGACCGTGCCCTCGCCAAAGACCTACGAATACCGCAACAAGATGGAATTCGCCTTTGCCGGCAAGCTCCACCTGGGGCTCCACGAGCGCCGCCGACCGGGCCGGGTGCTCGACATCGCCACCTGCCGGCTGATGCCGCCCTGGGTCAGCCAGGTCCTGGCCTTCGTGCGCGACCGGTGCGCCGCCACGGGCCTGGCCGCCTTCGACGCCCGGTCCGGCAAGGGCGTGTGGCGGCATCTGGTCCTTCGCCAGTCGGCCGCGACCGGTGCCCGCCTGGCGCATCTGATCACCGGCCCGGCCCGGGGGGCCGGCGACGCCGCCCACCAGATCGGGGAGGCGCTTTTGGCCGCCTTTCCGGAGGTGACCGGCTTCGTCCACTCCGTGCGCCGGGCCCCGGCCGCCATCGCCCAGGGCGAACGGCAGGTCTTCGCGCTTGGCGTCGACTATCTGGAAGAGCAGGTGGGACCGTCCCGGCTCCACGTTTCGGCCGACGCCTTCGCCCAGACCAACACCGAAGCGGCCGCCGGGCTCTACGCCCTTGTGGCCGCGGCCGCCGGCTCGGCTCCGGACGGCGTGGCCTGGGACCTCTACTGTGGCTGCGGCGGCATCACCCTGGCCCTGGCCCCGCACTTCGGCACGGTCTTCGGCCTCGAATCCGACAAGCGGGCCGTGGCCGACGCCGTAAAATCGGCCGAGCTCTCGAACGTGGCCAACTGCATCTTCAAGGCCGGCGACGCGGCCACGGCCCTGTCCGATCTGGCCGCCACCCACCCGGCCGTGGTGGTCCTCGATCCGCCCCGCTCGGGCGCGGCCCCGGAGGTTCTTTCCGCCCTCCTGGACGCCGCCCCGAAAAAGATCGTCTACGTCTCGTGCAATCCCGGCACCCTGGCCCGGGACCTCAAGATCCTCGGCGACCTCTACGCCGTCACCCGGGTCACGCCCGTGGACATGTTCCCCCAGACCGCCCACATCGAAGCCGTGGCGGAACTGGAGCGGCGCTAG
- a CDS encoding Crp/Fnr family transcriptional regulator, which produces MDKTQAVAGIGLFAGLGPKELAALAGIAEVRSYAKGQDIFFSGDKALGFFSVASGKVRIYQTSLAGKEHILHVFGPGEVFAEVAVFSGGVYPASAQALEDGDYLFFPRERFRRLLAEDPDLAMNMLGLLAVRLRQLVKKLEDLSLREVPARLAAHLLLLAAESKKRLLSLGLPKGQLAAYLGTIPETLSRVLRRFSDEGLIHLSGNTVEILDPAGLERQAGGGAGAGAGAGAGAGAGAGVGAGGGGMPPAAGRG; this is translated from the coding sequence ATGGACAAGACCCAAGCCGTGGCCGGCATCGGCCTTTTCGCCGGACTCGGCCCCAAGGAACTGGCCGCCCTGGCCGGCATTGCCGAGGTGCGTTCCTACGCCAAAGGCCAGGACATCTTTTTTTCCGGCGACAAGGCCCTCGGGTTTTTCTCCGTGGCCTCGGGCAAGGTCCGCATCTACCAGACGTCTCTGGCCGGCAAGGAGCATATCCTGCACGTTTTCGGCCCGGGCGAGGTCTTCGCCGAGGTGGCCGTCTTTTCCGGCGGCGTCTACCCGGCCAGCGCCCAGGCCCTGGAGGACGGGGACTACCTTTTCTTCCCCAGGGAGCGGTTTCGCCGGCTCCTGGCCGAGGACCCGGACCTGGCCATGAACATGCTCGGGCTTCTCGCCGTGCGCCTGCGCCAGCTGGTCAAAAAGCTCGAGGACCTGAGCCTTCGGGAAGTGCCGGCCCGGCTGGCCGCCCATCTGCTGCTCCTGGCCGCCGAGAGCAAGAAGCGCCTCCTGTCCCTGGGGCTGCCCAAGGGCCAGCTGGCCGCCTACCTCGGCACCATCCCCGAGACCCTGTCCCGGGTGCTCAGGCGCTTTTCCGACGAGGGACTCATCCACCTGTCGGGCAACACCGTCGAGATCCTGGACCCGGCCGGGCTGGAGCGGCAGGCCGGCGGCGGAGCGGGAGCAGGAGCGGGAGCAGGGGCGGGAGCAGGGGCGGGAGCAGGAGTGGGGGCGGGAGGAGGGGGGATGCCTCCGGCGGCCGGGAGGGGCTAA
- a CDS encoding 4Fe-4S dicluster domain-containing protein, whose product MPTRPYVLETCRGVKPSGCPQALALPEPFVAGLAALAEAAPVPPGLARLGREIKHHEVFRLALCACPNGCARPQVADLGLVAAVRPVVAPEACTGCGACADACPDAAVTIADGVAAIDRDRCLGCGKCGQACPAGAIACSAPALRVMVGGRLGRRPRLGLEPAGRFTPEGALALAGRCLTAYGQAARPGLRFGDIAFPDGLPGFPAWMRP is encoded by the coding sequence ATGCCGACCCGCCCGTATGTACTGGAAACCTGCCGGGGCGTGAAGCCGTCCGGCTGTCCCCAGGCCCTGGCCCTGCCCGAGCCGTTCGTGGCCGGGCTCGCCGCCCTGGCCGAAGCCGCGCCCGTGCCGCCGGGCCTGGCCCGGCTCGGCCGGGAGATCAAGCACCATGAGGTCTTCCGCCTGGCCCTTTGCGCCTGCCCCAACGGCTGCGCCCGGCCCCAGGTGGCGGACCTCGGCCTTGTGGCCGCCGTCCGGCCGGTGGTCGCCCCGGAAGCCTGCACCGGCTGCGGGGCCTGCGCCGACGCCTGTCCGGACGCGGCCGTGACCATCGCCGACGGCGTGGCCGCCATCGACCGGGACCGGTGCCTCGGCTGCGGCAAGTGCGGCCAGGCCTGCCCGGCCGGGGCCATCGCCTGCTCCGCGCCCGCCTTGCGGGTCATGGTCGGCGGCCGGCTCGGCCGGCGGCCGCGTCTCGGCCTGGAGCCGGCCGGCCGCTTCACGCCGGAAGGAGCGCTCGCCCTGGCCGGCCGGTGCCTTACGGCCTACGGGCAGGCGGCCCGGCCGGGGCTGCGCTTCGGCGACATCGCCTTTCCGGACGGCCTGCCGGGTTTTCCGGCCTGGATGCGGCCATGA
- a CDS encoding 4Fe-4S binding protein codes for MTLAIPLLQVLGLFLFAAHALRSGNLGLAAATLALGGLVAARPRLWPFGPAVLGPALLFMALGFADAGRDMVLFRLAAGLPYLRLAAIMAGVVAVCAAGGLLAFARRVRARHGLHGPHAFAQGAAFWLTAGLLAVARAKAPFPVLLVDRFWPGWGPLEILALALYAAWLTGRLLAAPRTGPLRSRYWAAFSLVFFGQLLLGLAGFGRFLMTGALHLPVPALIVAGPIYRGGGLFMPILYLSTVLLVGPGWCSHLCYLGAADDACARLGRKVPRRLPGRRIWWRAATLALTVGLAVLLRAMGVETGDAVWAAAAFGLVGLGVMAFVSRPAGVMVHCATYCPIGLVGNILGKASPWRVRIGPGCDGCGRCSRACRYLALSPQDLAKGRPGLSCTLCGDCVGACPGGRIGFHFPGLSPAAARTAFFTLVIALHAVFLGVARI; via the coding sequence ATGACCCTCGCCATCCCCCTCCTCCAGGTCCTCGGCCTGTTCCTGTTCGCGGCCCACGCCCTGCGCTCGGGCAATCTCGGCCTGGCCGCCGCCACCCTGGCCCTTGGCGGGCTGGTGGCCGCCCGGCCGCGCCTGTGGCCGTTCGGGCCGGCCGTGCTCGGGCCGGCGCTCCTTTTCATGGCCCTTGGCTTCGCGGACGCGGGCCGGGACATGGTCCTGTTCCGGCTGGCGGCCGGCCTGCCGTACCTCCGGCTGGCCGCCATCATGGCCGGGGTGGTGGCCGTGTGCGCGGCCGGGGGCCTCTTGGCCTTTGCCCGCCGGGTCCGGGCCCGCCACGGCCTGCACGGGCCGCACGCCTTTGCCCAGGGCGCGGCCTTCTGGCTGACGGCCGGGCTGCTCGCCGTGGCCCGGGCCAAGGCCCCATTCCCGGTCCTTCTGGTCGACCGTTTTTGGCCGGGCTGGGGCCCGCTTGAAATCCTGGCCCTGGCCCTCTACGCCGCCTGGCTGACCGGCAGGCTGCTGGCCGCGCCACGGACCGGCCCTTTGCGCTCCCGGTACTGGGCCGCCTTTTCCCTGGTCTTTTTCGGCCAGCTTCTGCTCGGCCTGGCCGGGTTCGGCCGGTTTCTCATGACTGGCGCCCTCCATCTGCCCGTGCCGGCCCTGATCGTGGCCGGGCCGATCTACCGGGGCGGCGGCCTTTTCATGCCGATCCTGTATCTTTCCACCGTGCTCCTGGTCGGCCCGGGCTGGTGCTCGCATCTGTGCTACCTCGGCGCGGCCGACGACGCCTGCGCCCGGCTCGGCCGCAAGGTGCCAAGGCGTCTGCCCGGCCGGCGGATCTGGTGGCGGGCCGCCACCCTGGCCCTGACCGTGGGGCTGGCCGTCCTTTTGCGGGCCATGGGCGTGGAAACGGGCGACGCTGTCTGGGCGGCGGCGGCCTTCGGCCTGGTGGGCCTCGGCGTCATGGCCTTCGTGTCGCGCCCGGCCGGCGTGATGGTCCACTGCGCGACCTACTGCCCCATCGGGCTGGTCGGCAACATCCTCGGCAAGGCGAGCCCCTGGCGGGTCCGCATCGGTCCGGGCTGCGACGGCTGCGGCCGATGCTCCCGGGCCTGCCGCTACCTGGCCCTCTCGCCCCAGGACCTGGCCAAGGGCCGGCCCGGCCTCTCCTGCACCCTTTGCGGCGACTGCGTCGGGGCCTGCCCGGGGGGCCGCATCGGCTTCCATTTCCCGGGCCTGTCGCCCGCGGCGGCCCGCACCGCCTTTTTCACCCTGGTCATCGCCCTGCACGCCGTCTTTCTGGGCGTGGCCCGCATCTAG